The Thermomicrobiales bacterium genome contains a region encoding:
- a CDS encoding four-carbon acid sugar kinase family protein, with translation MTPPRAIVVADDLTGAADAGAPFAAAGFATAVPLRATPPDAEVIALSNETRDASADRIEALFKQSMALLPETDDHTVWYAKVDSVFRGHPGPQIAFLMRQTGRRAVIIAPALPDQARMTVDGNVYVNDVLLTESPLGVGRASASVVELLGLPGDLGRSIGLETVRAGTDRLRAAIDHVVRPIVVIDAESNGDLSILAETVVGNQTHLLAGSAGFSKQIAAELAKHDGKTARDGLGTPARNVFTVAGSRHATSAAQVAALEASGVETLRLSFELGHLDPAVTERTIERMRRAFDEGRSFTLTTSDTPNSSLPGDEIARALAALATDPRVLDRYDAMVLTGGDVAGAVCARLEADAIWLGGEVLPAIPWGTLSGGKRAGLPIVTKAGSFGDERAMVDAVRFLTQRTN, from the coding sequence ATGACTCCACCACGGGCGATCGTCGTTGCCGACGATTTGACCGGCGCCGCCGATGCAGGCGCGCCATTTGCCGCCGCCGGATTCGCCACGGCGGTTCCGTTGCGTGCCACCCCGCCGGACGCAGAGGTCATCGCGCTCTCCAATGAGACGCGGGACGCCTCGGCGGACCGTATCGAAGCGCTCTTCAAGCAGTCGATGGCATTGCTTCCGGAAACTGACGATCACACGGTCTGGTATGCCAAGGTGGACTCGGTCTTCCGCGGCCACCCTGGTCCGCAGATCGCATTTCTCATGCGACAGACCGGACGCCGGGCCGTCATCATTGCGCCGGCGCTGCCAGATCAGGCGCGCATGACCGTCGATGGCAACGTGTACGTCAACGATGTACTGCTCACCGAATCGCCCCTCGGCGTGGGGCGTGCTTCGGCCTCCGTCGTCGAGCTCCTGGGGTTGCCGGGTGATCTCGGCCGCTCGATCGGTCTCGAAACGGTGCGTGCGGGAACCGATCGCTTGCGCGCCGCCATCGACCATGTGGTGCGGCCAATCGTCGTGATCGACGCGGAATCGAACGGTGACCTGTCCATCCTGGCCGAAACCGTGGTCGGCAACCAAACCCATCTGCTGGCAGGTTCGGCAGGGTTCTCCAAGCAGATCGCGGCGGAGCTCGCCAAGCACGATGGCAAGACTGCACGTGATGGATTGGGCACCCCCGCTCGGAACGTGTTCACCGTTGCCGGCAGCCGGCATGCCACCTCAGCCGCGCAGGTGGCGGCGTTGGAAGCGTCCGGTGTGGAAACATTGCGGCTCAGCTTCGAGCTCGGCCACCTCGACCCGGCAGTTACCGAGCGAACGATCGAGCGAATGCGCCGCGCATTCGACGAGGGTCGGTCGTTTACCCTGACCACCTCCGACACGCCCAATTCCTCGCTCCCAGGCGACGAAATCGCCAGGGCGCTTGCCGCTCTTGCAACAGATCCCCGCGTGCTCGACCGCTACGATGCCATGGTGCTCACCGGTGGCGACGTGGCAGGCGCCGTTTGCGCGCGCCTGGAAGCAGACGCCATCTGGCTCGGGGGCGAAGTGCTCCCGGCTATTCCCTGGGGCACGCTTTCGGGCGGCAAACGCGCCGGGCTCCCCATCGTGACCAAGGCTGGCAGTTTTGGCGATGAGCGCGCAATGGTCGACGCAGTGCGGTTTCTCACTCAGAGGACAAACTGA
- a CDS encoding DUF4389 domain-containing protein — MAWNQHCPVCGAPLGDDDRFCPNCGAQIGPAYLSSSELARIQPPSDVALWPSSDPLLEFEIDYPDRLSRWKIFVKWLLAIPHYIVLGIFGMLVSIIVWIVWFIILFTKRYPESLFKLVMTYMRWTANVNAYVMLQRDEYPPFGEGPYPLRLDLPYPAVLSRWLIFIKWLLVIPNLFVYYFVLLALLLAVFIAWWAILFTGNMPRGLFDFITGANRWGYRINAYTWLMTDKYPPFSLE, encoded by the coding sequence ATGGCTTGGAATCAACACTGTCCGGTTTGCGGCGCGCCGCTCGGCGACGACGACCGCTTCTGTCCGAATTGCGGGGCCCAGATCGGCCCTGCCTATCTCTCGTCGAGCGAGTTGGCGAGGATTCAGCCGCCAAGCGACGTCGCGCTTTGGCCGTCGAGTGATCCGCTGCTCGAGTTCGAAATCGACTACCCCGACCGGTTGTCCCGTTGGAAGATCTTCGTCAAGTGGCTGCTGGCCATTCCCCATTACATCGTGCTGGGAATCTTCGGCATGCTGGTCAGCATCATCGTCTGGATCGTTTGGTTCATCATCCTGTTCACCAAGCGCTATCCGGAGAGTCTCTTCAAATTGGTGATGACCTACATGCGGTGGACGGCCAACGTAAACGCATACGTGATGCTCCAGCGGGACGAGTACCCTCCGTTCGGAGAAGGACCATACCCGCTTCGGCTCGATTTGCCGTACCCGGCAGTGCTCTCTCGCTGGCTCATCTTCATCAAGTGGTTGCTGGTGATTCCGAATCTCTTTGTCTACTACTTCGTGTTGCTCGCATTGTTGCTGGCGGTGTTCATCGCCTGGTGGGCCATCCTGTTCACGGGGAACATGCCGCGGGGACTGTTCGATTTCATCACCGGCGCGAACCGGTGGGGATATCGAATCAACGCCTACACCTGGCTTATGACGGACAAGTACCCGCCATTCAGTCTGGAGTAG
- a CDS encoding aminopeptidase, with amino-acid sequence MSDPRIAKWADVLTGYCVDVQPGQTVAIGGGVAAEPLLRAIYARVVQRGGLPVLMPEFSGLGATLLNHGDDEQLAFITPWEQFINTEADCSIRVMAETNTRNASGVDPARAAQFTKARADLRQSSMARAGSGDYKWSLTLYPTDAYAQDAEMNTDDYFEFIMGACRLDEADPVAAWVAMREFQAGIVDWLTPRRELRLVAPGTDFRCSIEGRRWINSDGKRNFPSGEVFTGPVEDSAEGEVRFSFPVVTQGRQINDIRLKFEAGQVVDASAAKNEAFLLENLESDEGARRLGEIAVGTNFGITAFTGQILLDEKIGGTAHMALGAGYPETGSTNRSAIHWDMICDLRQGDRIEVDGEPLLVDGQFVL; translated from the coding sequence ATGTCCGATCCCCGCATTGCCAAATGGGCCGATGTGCTGACTGGTTACTGCGTCGATGTGCAACCGGGTCAAACTGTGGCAATCGGCGGTGGGGTCGCAGCAGAACCGTTGCTGCGGGCGATCTACGCCAGGGTGGTACAGCGGGGAGGGCTCCCAGTGCTGATGCCGGAGTTCAGCGGGCTGGGCGCGACCTTGCTGAACCATGGCGACGATGAACAGCTTGCGTTCATCACTCCTTGGGAGCAATTCATCAATACCGAAGCGGACTGCTCGATCCGTGTCATGGCGGAGACAAATACCCGCAACGCTAGCGGGGTCGATCCGGCCCGTGCGGCACAGTTCACGAAGGCCCGCGCCGATCTCCGGCAGAGCTCCATGGCCCGGGCAGGAAGCGGAGACTACAAGTGGAGCCTGACGCTCTACCCAACCGACGCCTACGCGCAAGATGCAGAGATGAACACCGATGATTACTTCGAGTTCATCATGGGAGCTTGCCGGTTGGACGAAGCCGATCCTGTGGCCGCCTGGGTGGCGATGCGCGAGTTTCAGGCAGGTATCGTCGATTGGTTGACACCCCGGCGGGAGCTTCGCCTGGTCGCTCCGGGGACCGATTTTCGATGTTCTATCGAGGGCCGCAGGTGGATCAACTCGGACGGCAAGCGCAACTTCCCGTCGGGTGAAGTCTTCACCGGCCCGGTCGAGGATTCAGCCGAGGGTGAAGTGCGCTTCTCGTTTCCGGTGGTGACGCAAGGGCGGCAGATCAACGATATCCGGCTCAAGTTCGAAGCGGGTCAGGTGGTCGATGCGAGTGCCGCGAAGAACGAAGCGTTCCTGCTGGAAAACCTCGAGAGCGACGAAGGCGCCCGAAGGCTGGGAGAGATCGCGGTTGGCACCAACTTCGGGATCACCGCGTTCACCGGCCAGATCTTGCTCGACGAGAAGATCGGCGGCACAGCGCACATGGCGCTTGGGGCGGGCTATCCGGAAACCGGGAGCACGAACCGCTCGGCCATTCACTGGGACATGATTTGCGACTTGCGCCAGGGTGACCGAATCGAAGTCGATGGCGAACCGCTGCTGGTCGACGGTCAGTTTGTCCTCTGA
- the pdxA gene encoding 4-hydroxythreonine-4-phosphate dehydrogenase PdxA: MDAQKPILAITMGDPSGIGPEVVLKALAHPAVYEQCNPLVIGDRRILDRAMIELNIDPLHIDDAGGPATAVFQPGTVTLIDLNNANPADCPWGVISPASGKAAVEYVFAACDMAMAGEVDAIVTAPLNKAAMFAAGFHYAGHTELLTERTRAEKVSMLLIGPNLRVVHVSTHVALTEAIARVTKQRVMDVIQIAYDACRALGIAQPRIAVAGLNPHASEGGLFGNEEATAIEPAINEMRARGMDVSDPQPPDTVFLRATKGAYDIVVAMYHDQGHIPMKLLAFDSGVNVSLGLPVIRTSVDHGTAFDIAGRGIAREESMLAAIDVAVQMVRARNASDA, from the coding sequence ATGGACGCGCAAAAACCGATCCTGGCGATCACAATGGGCGACCCTTCGGGTATTGGACCCGAGGTCGTGCTGAAGGCATTGGCGCATCCAGCCGTTTACGAGCAATGCAATCCACTCGTCATCGGTGACCGTCGCATTCTCGACCGCGCGATGATCGAGCTGAACATCGACCCGCTCCACATCGACGACGCTGGAGGACCCGCAACCGCAGTCTTCCAGCCGGGCACCGTAACCCTCATCGACCTGAACAATGCCAATCCAGCCGATTGTCCCTGGGGAGTCATTTCGCCCGCCAGCGGCAAAGCCGCGGTGGAATATGTCTTTGCCGCTTGCGACATGGCAATGGCCGGCGAGGTCGACGCCATCGTCACCGCCCCGCTGAACAAGGCCGCCATGTTTGCCGCGGGTTTTCACTATGCCGGGCACACCGAACTGTTGACCGAACGCACCCGCGCGGAAAAGGTCAGCATGCTGCTCATCGGTCCCAACCTTCGCGTGGTGCATGTCTCCACCCATGTCGCGCTGACCGAAGCGATCGCGCGCGTGACCAAACAGCGCGTCATGGACGTGATCCAGATCGCCTACGATGCCTGCCGCGCGCTTGGCATCGCGCAGCCTCGCATCGCGGTCGCCGGACTCAATCCCCACGCCAGCGAAGGCGGTCTCTTCGGAAACGAAGAAGCAACCGCTATCGAACCGGCCATCAACGAGATGCGCGCGCGCGGTATGGACGTTTCGGATCCACAGCCCCCGGACACGGTCTTCCTGCGCGCCACCAAAGGGGCGTACGACATCGTGGTGGCGATGTATCACGATCAGGGGCACATTCCCATGAAACTGCTGGCGTTCGATTCGGGCGTCAATGTCAGTCTTGGTTTGCCGGTGATCCGCACCTCGGTCGATCATGGCACCGCATTCGACATCGCCGGGCGAGGAATTGCCCGGGAAGAGAGCATGCTGGCCGCAATCGACGTCGCGGTCCAGATGGTTCGAGCGAGGAACGCGAGCGACGCATGA
- a CDS encoding nucleoside 2-deoxyribosyltransferase: MVSIYLASPLGFADSTRHFMADLVERLGPHVEVLNPWDDVRFVDEFARIAGVDSRAEAFAALAEINTELGRANAESIRKADGMVAILDGVDVDSGTAAEIGYAYALGKRIYGLRTDFRLAGDNHGSIVNLQVQYFIEASGGSVQVTVEQLLTAVRNWVLSSPA, translated from the coding sequence ATGGTAAGCATCTATCTCGCTTCGCCACTTGGTTTCGCCGATTCGACCCGGCACTTCATGGCGGACCTGGTCGAGCGGCTCGGCCCCCATGTCGAAGTCTTGAACCCCTGGGACGACGTGCGCTTCGTTGACGAATTCGCGCGCATCGCCGGGGTCGACAGCCGAGCCGAGGCGTTCGCGGCGCTGGCTGAAATCAACACCGAGCTCGGCCGCGCGAACGCGGAATCGATCCGCAAGGCTGACGGCATGGTCGCGATCCTCGATGGCGTCGACGTCGACTCCGGCACAGCCGCGGAAATCGGCTACGCCTATGCGCTCGGCAAGCGGATTTACGGGCTCCGCACCGACTTTCGCCTGGCAGGGGACAACCACGGCTCGATCGTCAATCTGCAGGTCCAGTATTTCATCGAGGCATCCGGCGGTTCGGTGCAGGTCACGGTCGAGCAGTTGTTGACCGCAGTGCGCAATTGGGTCCTGAGCTCCCCAGCGTGA
- a CDS encoding succinylglutamate desuccinylase/aspartoacylase family protein: protein MLVDITPISKIDWESQGARAYSVPFTSDGMWARTRMPLYVASSGKPGKTIVAIGGTHGDEYEGPVALKNLVTSFDVNRLTSGRLIVIPVFTVSAFYADQRASAEDGVNMNRAFPGRADGSISYRMARFLTDEVLSRADVVIDIHSGGRGYQIAPAMSFHAVDDPQLRQQFKETAFLFGTPFTMIYTSGMGTGLLTEEAEKMGKITIGSELGYGASTDIDGVRWAYHGVQNVMRHYGLIDEPVEDLTLEKWGKTQRLIQNIDIDTWITAPIAGISEPLAPLGSYVTAGTPVARVHDFYRWDEPGVDILADQDGYVLCRKFRSKTEQGEVVMVIAKEVD, encoded by the coding sequence ATGCTCGTCGATATCACACCAATTTCGAAGATCGACTGGGAATCGCAAGGCGCGCGCGCCTATTCGGTCCCGTTTACCTCAGACGGTATGTGGGCGCGCACGCGCATGCCCCTCTATGTGGCGTCCTCGGGCAAACCGGGCAAGACCATCGTTGCCATTGGCGGCACGCACGGGGACGAGTACGAAGGTCCGGTGGCGCTCAAGAATCTGGTCACGAGCTTCGATGTGAACCGGTTGACGTCCGGTCGCCTGATCGTGATTCCGGTCTTCACCGTTTCGGCGTTCTATGCCGACCAACGCGCCTCGGCGGAGGACGGCGTCAACATGAATCGCGCCTTTCCGGGCAGAGCCGACGGGTCGATCTCGTACCGCATGGCGCGCTTCCTGACCGACGAGGTCCTCTCCCGCGCGGACGTCGTGATCGATATTCACTCCGGTGGCCGGGGCTATCAGATCGCCCCAGCGATGTCGTTCCATGCAGTCGACGACCCGCAATTGAGACAGCAGTTCAAAGAGACGGCGTTTCTTTTTGGGACGCCGTTCACCATGATCTACACCAGCGGCATGGGGACCGGGTTGCTGACCGAGGAAGCCGAGAAGATGGGCAAGATCACGATCGGCAGCGAGCTTGGATATGGTGCGTCGACTGATATCGATGGTGTCCGCTGGGCGTATCATGGGGTCCAGAATGTCATGCGCCACTACGGCCTCATCGACGAGCCGGTGGAGGACCTGACCCTGGAGAAATGGGGCAAGACACAACGCTTGATTCAGAACATCGACATCGATACCTGGATCACGGCGCCGATTGCCGGAATTTCGGAACCGCTTGCCCCGTTGGGGAGTTACGTGACTGCTGGCACACCGGTAGCGCGGGTGCATGACTTCTATCGATGGGACGAGCCGGGGGTCGATATCCTGGCCGACCAGGATGGCTACGTGCTCTGTCGCAAGTTCCGCTCCAAGACCGAGCAGGGCGAGGTCGTCATGGTGATTGCAAAAGAGGTCGACTAG